The Streptomyces sp. NBC_00576 genome contains the following window.
CCGCGTCCCGCCGGGACAGGCGTACGCGGCCGTCGAATCACCCAAGGGCGAACTCGGGGTGCACGCCGTTTCCGACGGAGGCACCCGCCCCTTCCGGGTCCACTTCCGCGACCCGTCCTTCACCAACCTGCAGGCCATGGCGGCGATGTGCGAGGGCGGCCAGGTCGCCGACGTCATCGTCGCCGTCGCGTCCATCGACCCCGTGATGGGAGGCGTCGACCGGTGACCACCACTCCCGAGGGCGTCAGCCTGGGCATGCCCCAACTGCCCGCGCCCGCTTACCCGGATGACGTTCGAGCCCGGCTCGAAGCGGACTCCCGCGAGGTCATCGCCCGCTACCCGGACTCCCGGTCCGCTCTCCTGCCGTTGCTGCATCTCGTGCAGTCGGAGGAGGGCCATGTCACGCGCACCGGGATGCGGTTCTGCGCGGACGTGCTGGGCCTGACCACGGCCGAGGTCACCGCGGTCGCCACCTTCTATTCCATGTACCGCCGGGGCCCCTCCGGCGACTACCAGGTGGGCGTCTGCACGAACACCCTGTGCGCGGTGCTGGGCGGCGACGCCATCTTCGAGACCCTCCAGGAGCACCTCGGCGTCGCCAACGGCGGGACCACCGAGGACGGCAAGGTCACCCTGGAGCACATCGAGTGCAACGCGGCCTGCGACTTCGCACCCGTCGTGATGGTCAACTGGGAGTTCTTCGACAACCAGACCCCGGCCAGCGCCAAGCGCCTCGTCGACGACCTGCGCTCGGGCGCGCAGGTCGAACCCACACGCGGTGCCCCCTTGTGCACGTTCAAGGACACCGCCCGCATCCTGGCGGGCTTCCCCGACACCCGGGACGGGGCCGTCGAGGCGAGCGGAAGCGCGGGCGCCGCCTCGCTGACCGGGCTCCGGCTGGCCAAGGGCGAGAGCCCCGCGCGCGTGGTGCACCCCAGGGGTAGTGGCGCCTCCAAGGGCACGCCGCCGCACGACCCGTCGCCCGCCGAGCACCTCAGTTCGCACGACGCGCCGCAGGACACGGCGGCTTCCGACCCCTCCCACCCGGCGGGGCCCGTCACCGAGGAGGGGGAGTGATGACATTGGCACCCGAGATCAACGAGACCAGCCCCGAGAAGCTGCTCGCACCCGTGTTGTCGGCCTTCTGGGACGAGGACAGGTCCTGGAGCCTCGACGTCTACCGGAGGCACGAAGGGTACGAGGGACTCCGCAAGGCCCTCGCGATGACCCCGGACGACCTCATCGCGTACGTCAAGGAGTCCGGTCTGCGTGGCCGCGGCGGTGCGGGATTCCCTACGGGAATGAAATGGCAGTTCATTCCTCAGGGTGATGGAAAACCACACTATCTAGTTGTCAACGCCGACGAGTCGGAACCGGGAACCTGTAAGGACATCCCGCTCCTCTTCGCGAACCCGCATAGCCTCATCGAGGGCATTGTGATCGCGTGTTATGCCATCAGGTCTTCGCATGCCTTCATCTATCTGCGCGGTGAAGTCGTGCCAGTGCTGCGGCGGTTGCACGAGGCCGTACGTGAGGCCTACGCGGCGGGCTACCTCGGCAAGGACGTGCTCGGCAGCGGACTCGACCTCGAACTCACCGTGCACGCGGGCGCGGGCGCGTACATCTGTGGTGAAGAGACCGCACTGCTCGACTCGCTCGAAGGCCGCCGGGGTCAACCGCGGCTTCGTCCCCCCTTTCCTGCCGTCGCAGGGCTCTATGCGTGCCCAACTGTTGTAAATAACGTCGAGTCGATCGCGTCAGTTCCCGCGATTCTGCAAAAGGGCAAAGAATGGTTCCGGTCGATGGGCAGCGAGAAGTCCCCGGGCTTCACGCTCTACTCGCTCAGCGGCCATGTCACCAATCCGGGCCAGTACGAGGCCCCGCTCGGCATCACGCTCCGCCAACTCCTCGGCATGAGCGGCGGGATGCGCTCCGGCCACCGGCTGAAGTTCTGGACACCGGGCGGCTCCTCGACACCGATGTTCACCGACGAGCATCTCGACGTCCCTCTTGACTACGAAGGAGTGGGCGCAGCGGGTTCCATGCTCGGCACAAAAGCACTCCAGTGCTTCGACGAGACCACCTGCGTCGTCCGGGCGGTCACCCGCTGGACCGAGTTCTACGCCCACGAGTCCTGCGGCAAGTGCACGCCCTGCCGTGAAGGGACGTACTGGCTCGTGCAGTTGCTGCGCGACATCGAGGCCGGCAAGGGCGTCATGTCCGACCTCGACAAGCTGAACGACATCGCCGACAACATCAACGGCAAGTCCTTCTGCGCCCTCGGCGACGGTGCCGCCTCGCCGATCTTCTCTTCCCTCAAGTACTTCCGCGAGGAGTACGAGGACCACATCACGGGCCGAGGCTGCCCCTTCGACCCGGCCAAGTCGACGGTCTGGGCCGACCGCACGGAGGTGAACGCATGACGGTGACCACGAGCGCTCCCTCCGGAGGGGGCGACGCGGCGGTCCCGCCGGAAGATCTCGTCTCGCTGAAGATCGACGGCATCGACATCAGCGTGCCCAAGGGCACCCTGGTGATCCGCGCCGCCGAACAGCTCGGCATCGAGATCCCGCGCTTCTGCGACCACCCCCTCCTCGATCCGGCCGGCGCCTGCCGCCAGTGCATCGTCGAGGTCGAGGGCCAGCGCAAGCCCATGGCGTCCTGCACGATCACCTGTACGGACGGGATGGTCGTCAAGACTCACCTCACCTCGCCCGTGGCCGAAAAGGCCCAGCACGGTGTGATGGAGCTGCTGCTCATCAACCATCCGCTCGACTGCCCGGTCTGCGACAAGGGCGGCGAGTGCCCCCTGCAGAACCAGGCCATGTCGCATGGCCAGTCGGAGTCCCGCTTCGAAGGCAAGAAGCGGACGTACGAGAAGCCCGTACCGATCTCCACGCAGGTGCTGCTCGACCGTGAGCGGTGCGTGCTGTGCGCCCGCTGCACCCGCTTCTCCAACCAGATCGCGGGCGACCCGATGATCGAGCTGATCGAGCGCGGCGCGCTCCAGCAGGTCGGCACCGGTGAGGGCGATCCCTTCGAGTCGTACTTCTCCGGGAACACGATCCAGATCTGCCCGGTCGGCGCGCTGACCTCGGCGGCGTATCGCTTCCGCTCCCGCCCCTTCGACCTCGTCTCCTCGCCCTCGGTGTGCGAGCACTGCTCCGGCGGTTGCGCCACCCGCACCGACCACCGGCGCGGCAAGGTCATGCGGCGCCTGGCCGCCCCTGACGCCGAGGTCAACGAGGAGTGGATCTGCGACAAGGGACGCTTCGGCTTCCGGTACGCGCAGAAGCCGGACCGGCTCCAGACGCCCCTGGTGCGCAACGCCGACGGCGTCCTGGAGCCCGCCTCCTGGCCCGAGGCGCTGGAGGCTGCGGCTCAGGGTCTCCTCGCGGCCCGTAGTCGTACGGGCGTTCTCACCGGCGGTCGGCTCACCGTCGAGGACGCCTACGCGTACAGCAAGTTCGCGCGCGTGGCCCTCGACACCAACGACATCGACTTCCGCGCGCGCGTGCACAGCGCCGAGGAGGCCGACTTCCTGGCCGCCCGGGTCGGCGGACGCGGACGGGACCTCGATGGTACGGGTGTCACGTACACCTCCCTGGAGAAGGCGCCCGCGGTCCTGCTGGTCGGGTTCGAGTCAGAGGAGGAGGCGCCCGGCGTCTTCCTGCGGCTGCGCAAGGCCTGGCGGGGACACGGGCAGAAGGTCTTCTCGCTCGCCACGCACGCGACGCGCGGCCTGGAGAAGGCCGGCGGCACGCTGCTGCCCGCCGCTCCCGGCACCGAGACCGAGTGGCTGGACGCGCTCGGGAGCGGGTTCGGTCTGGAGGAGAGCGGAGCGAAGGCCGCCGAGGCGCTGCGCACCGAGGGTGCGGTAATCGTCGTCGGCGAGCGGCTGGCCGCTGTGGCGGGCGGGCTCACCGCCGCGGTACGGGCCGCTTCCACGACCGGCGCCCAGCTGGTGTGGATCCCGCGCCGGGCCGGGGAGCGCGGTGCCGTCGAGGCCGGCGCGCTGCCGTCGCTGCTGCCGGGCGGACGTCCGGCGACCGACCCGCGCGCGCGGGGCGAGGTCGCCGTCGCCTGGGGCGTGGCCGAGCTTCCGCATCGCTTCGGCCGCGACACCGGCCAGATCGTCGAGGCCGCCGCCGGAGGCGAGCTGCGGGCCCTGGTGGTCGCCGGCGTCGAGGTCGCCGACCTGCCGGATCCGGCACGCGCGCGTGAAGCCCTTCACGAAGTGGGCTTCCTGGTGTCGCTGGAACTGCGGCCCAGTGAGGTCACCGAGCACGCCGATGTCGTACTCCCGGTCGCCGCGGTCGCCGAGAAGGCGGGCACCTTCCTCAACTGGGAGGGCCGGGCCCGCCTCTTCGAGGCAGCGCTCAAGCCCGACCAGATGACTCGGCGTGTCGCGCCGTCCGACGCCCGCGTGCTCCAGATGCTGGCCGACGCCATGGACGTACACCTGGGGCTGCCCGATCTGCAGACCGCGCGGCAGGAACTGGACCGACTCGGGTCCTGGGACGGGGCGCGGGCCACCAACCCGCTGGAGATCGGCGCCCAGTTGCCGCGTCCGGCCGCCGGCGAAGCGGTGCTCGCCGGACACCGGCTGCTCCTCGACCAGGGGCGGCTCCAGGAGGGCGACGACGCACTCGCCGGGACGCGGCACGCCGCACACGCGCGCGTGTCGGCCGCCACGGCAGCCGAAGCCGGTGTCAAGGACGGCGACCTGCTCGCCGTGACCGGTGCCACCGGGACGGTCGAACTCCCCCTCAGGGTCACCGAGATGCCCGACCGCGTGGTCTGGCTGCCGCTGAACTCCACCGGAGGCGGCGTCGCCTCCGACACCGGGGCGCTGCCCGGCGCACTCGTCCGCATCGGCCCGGCGACCCTGGCCTCCGACGCACCCAAGGAGGTGGAGGCATGAGTCCGTACCTCGCCGCTGAAGATCTCTCCATGTTCGGCACCGACCCCTGGTGGCTGGTCGTCGTCAAGGCCGTCTTCTGCTTCGCCTTCCTGATGATCACCGTGCTGTTCTCCATCGTGTGGGAACGCAAGGTCGTCGCCTGGATGCAGCTGCGCATCGGCCCCAACCGGCACGGCCCCTGGGGCATGCTCCAGTCGCTCGCCGACGGCATCAAACTGATGCTCAAGGAAGACCTGATCGTCAAGCGCGCGGACAAGGTCGTCTACATCCTCGCGCCGGTCATCGCGGCCATCCCGGCCTTCATGGCGATCGCGGTCATCCCGTTCGGACCGGCCGGCAACGAGGTGTCGATCTTCGGCACCCGTACGACGATGCAGCTCACCGACCTGCCGATCGCGATGCTCTACATCCTCGCGGTCGCCTCGGTCGGGATCTACGGGATCGTGCTCGCGGGCTGGAGTTCAGGATCCACCTACCCCCTGCTGGGCGGTCTGCGGTCCTGCGCGCAGATGATCTCGTACGAGATCGCCATGGGCGCCGCCTTCGCCTCGGTGTTCCTGTACTCCGGTTCGATGTCGACCTCGACCATCGTCGAACAGCAGCACGACCGCTGGTACATCGTCCTGCTGCCGGTCTCCTTCATCATCTACATCGTGACGATGGTCGGCGAGACCAACCGCGCCCCCTTCGACATGCCGGAGTCCGAGGGCGACCTGGTCGGCGGCTTCAACACCGAGTACTCGTCCATCAAGTTCGCGATGTTCATGCTCGCCGAGTACGTCAACATGGTGACCGTCTCGGCCGTGTCGGTGACGCTCTTCCTGGGCGGCTGGCGGGCTCCCTGGCCCATCAGCACCTTCTGGGAGGGCGCCAACCATGGCTGGTGGCCGATGGCCTGGTTCGTCATCAAGGTGCAGCTGCTGCTGTTCTTCTTCATCTGGCTGCGCGGCACCCTCCCGCGCGTCCGCTACGACCAGCTGATGAAGCTCGGCTGGAAGGTCCTCATCCCGGTCTCGCTGGTCTGGCTGATGCTCGTCGCGACCGTACGGACCCTGCGCAACGAGAACTACGACTTCGCCGACATTGCCCTCTACGTAGGCGGCGGTGTCATCACCCTGCTTCTGCTCTCCTTCGTGGCCGACATGTTCCGCGACCGGGGCAAGGCACCACAGACGGCCGACGCCGAGCCCGTCGCCTTCGACCCGATGGCGGGCGGATTCCCCGTACCGCCACTGCCGGGACAGGAGGCGCCGGCGGTGCCGCGCAGGCACCCGCGCCGCGAGCGCGAGTTGATTGTCAGTGGTGGGTCGGATACTGGCAGTGACGGATCTCAGGATGGAAAGGAGGCGTCCGATGGCTGAGGAGCCCAAGGAGGCCGGGCAGACGACGCCTGGCTTTCAGAACCCCGTGGCCGGCTTCGGTGTGACCTTCAAGGCCATGTTCAAGAAGCGGCTGACCGAGCAGTACCCCGAGCAGCAGAAGACCACCGCTCCCCGGTTCCACGGGCGGCACCAGCTCAACCGTCATCCGGACGGCCTTGAGAAGTGCATCGGCTGCGAGCTGTGCGCCTGGGCCTGCCCCGCGGACGCCATCTATGTGGAGGGCGCCGAAAACACCGACGAGGAGCGTTACTCGCCGGGCGAGCGGTACGGCGCGGTCTACCAGATCAACTACGCCCGCTGCATCCTGTGCGGGCTGTGCATCGAGGCGTGCCCCACGCGCGCGTTGACGATGACGAACGAGTTCGAGCTGGCCGACAGCAGCCGCGCCAACCTCATCTACACCAAAGAGCAGCTGCTCGCCGGACTCGAAGAGGGCATGGTCGATTCGCCCCACTCGATCTTCCCGGGCACCGACGAACAGGACTACTACCGGGGACTGGTCACCGAGGCCGCGCCCGGCACGGTGCGTCAAGTCGCCGTCTCCAAGGGCGAGAAGCCTGAGGAAAAGGGGGTGGGGGCATGAGCGCGCAGCTCGCCGCCGCAGCCACTCTTTCTGCCGGCACCTCCACGGGTGAGGCGTTCCAGTTCTGGGTGCTCGGTACCGTCGCCGTGGCCGGAGCCCTGTGCACCGTCTTCATGAAGAGGGCCGTGCACAGCGCGCTCTGTCTCGCCGGAACCATGATCATCCTGGCGGTGTTCTACCTGGCCAACGGTGCCTACTTCCTGGGCGTCGTCCAGATCGTCGTCTACACCGGCGCGATCATGATGCTGTTCCTCTTCGTGGTCATGCTCGTCGGTGTCACCGCCGCGGACTCGCTCAAGGAGACCATCAAGGGCCAGCGCTGGCTGGCCCTGGTGTGCGGGCTCGGCTTCGGCATCCTCCTGGTCGCGGGCGTCGGAAACGCCTCGCTGAAGGAGTTCACCGGCCTCGGCCAGGCCAACGCGAACGGCAACGTGGAGGGCCTGGCCGCCCTCATCTTCACGAAGTACGTGTTCGCCTTCGAGATCACCGGCGCCCTGCTGATCACCGCCGCCGTCGGTGCCATGGTGCTCACACACCGCGAGCGCACCGAGCGCGCCAAGACTCAGCGCGAGCTGGCGGAAGAGCGCGTACGGGACGGCAAGCACCTGCCGCCGCTGCCCGCCCCCGGTGTGTACGCCCGGCACAACGCGGTGGACGTCGCGGGCCTGCTGCCCGACGGGACCACGGCCGAGCTCTCGGTCATGCAGACGCTGCGCCAGCGCGGCCAGATCCGTGATGTGTCCGCCGAGGCAATCAGCGACCTCAAGGCCCTGGAGCAGCGCGCCGAGGACCGCCTGGAGCGCACCAGCAGCGGCCCGGCCAGCGGGTCGGCCAGTGGCTCGAACAGTGGGGAGGCGTCGAAGTGAACCCGGTCAACTACCTCTATCTCGCCGCCTTGTTGTTCACGATCGGCGCCACCGGCGTCCTGATCAGGCGCAACGCGATCGTCGTCTTCATGTGCGTGGAGCTGATGCTCAACGCCTGCAACCTCGCGTTCGTCACCTTCTCCCGGATGCACGGCAATCTCGACGGCCAGGTCATCGCCTTCTTCACGATGGTCGTCGCCGCCGCGGAGGTCGTCGTCGGGCTCGCGATCATCGTGTCGCTGTTCCGTTCCCGCCACTCGGCCTCGGTCGACGACGCCAGCCTGATGAAGCTGTAAGGGGTCGCTGAATCGTGGAGAATCTGATTGCGCTGCTGGTGGCGGCGCCTCTGCTCGGAGCGGCCGTACTGCTGTGCGGCGGCCGGCGGCTGGACGCCGTCGGCCACTGGATCGGCACGGCCCTCGCCGCCTGCTCCTTCGTGATCGGCGTGGTCCTCTTCGTCGACATGCTGGGCAAGGATGCCGAGCACCGCGCCTTGATGCAGTACCTGTTCAGCTGGATTCCCGTCGAGGGCTTCCAGGCCGACGTCGCCTTCCAGCTCGACCAGCTGTCGATGACGTTCGTCCTGCTGATCACCGGCGTCGGCTCGCTGATCCACGTGTACTCGATCGGGTACATGGAGCACGACGAGCGCCGCCGCCGCTTCTTCGGCTATCTGAACCTGTTCCTCGCGGCGATGCTGCTGCTCGTCCTCGCCGACAACTACCTCCTGCTGTACGTCGGCTGGGAGGGCGTCGGCCTCGCCTCGTACCTCCTGATCGGCTTCTGGCAGCACAAGCCCAGCGCCGCGACCGCCGCGAAGAAGGCGTTCCTGGTCAACCGCGTCGGCGACATGGGCCTGTCGATCGCGATCATGCTGATGTTCACCACCTTCGGGACCTTCGCCTTCGGGCCGGTCTTCGAAGCCACCGGTGAGACGAGTGAGGGCAAGCTCACCGCGATCGCCCTGATGCTGCTGCTCGCGGCCTGCGGCAAGTCAGCCCAGGTGCCGCTGCAGTCCTGGCTCGGGGACGCGATGGAGGGCCCGACCCCGGTCTCGGCCCTCATCCACGCGGCGACGATGGTGACCGCGGGTGTCTATCTGATCGTCCGCTCCGGGGCGATCTTCAACGCGGCGCCCGACGCCCAGTTGGTGGTCACCGTGGTCGGCGCCGTCACGCTCCTGTTCGGTGCGATCGTCGGTTGCGCGAAGGACGACATCAAGAAGGCGCTGGCCGGTTCGACCATGTCGCAGATCGGCTACATGATCCTCGCGGCCGGCCTCGGCCCCATCGGGTACGTCTTCGCGATCATGCACCTGGTGACCCACGGCTTCTTCAAGGCCGGACTGTTCCTCGGCGCCGGCTCGGTCATGCACGGCATGAACGACGAGGTCGACATGCGCAAGTACGGCGGCCTCCGCAAGTACATGCCCGTCACCTTCGTGACCTTCGGGCTCGGTTACCTCGCCATCATCGGCTTCCCGGGACTGTCCGGCTTCTTCTCCAAGGACAAGATCATCGAGGCGGCGTTCGCCAAGGGCGGCACCGAGGGCTGGATCCTCGGCAGTGTGGCTCTGCTCGGCGCTGCCATCACCGCGTACTACATGACGCGCGTGATGCTGATGACGTTCTTCGGCGAGAAGCGCTGGCAGCCCGACGAGAACGGCAACGAGCCGCACCCGCACGAGTCCCCGAAGTCCATGACGATCCCCATGATCGTGCTCGCCTTCGGGTCGGTGTTCGCGGGCGGGTTCTTCAGCATCGGTGACCGCTTCCTGCACTGGCTGGAGCCCGTCACCAAGCACGCGCACGGAAACCCGCCGGTCAGCGCCCTCACGGTCACCCTGTCGACGATGGTCGTGCTCGTCATCGGCGCAGGCACCGCGTACGCCCAGTACGGGCGCCGTCCGGTCCCGGTCCTCGCCCCGCGCGGGTCGCTGCTCACCCGGGCCGCCCGGCGCGACCTCCTCCAGGACGACTTCAACCACGTCGTCCTCGTACGCGGCGGAGAGCACCTCACACGCTCCCTGGTCTACGTCGACCACACCCTGGTCGACGGGGTCGTCAACGGTACGGCGGCCTCCATGGGCGGCCTCTCCGGACGGCTCCGCAAGCTACAGAACGGCTATGCGCGCTCGTACGCGGTCTCGATGTTCGGCGGTGCGGCGCTCCTCATCGCCGCGACCCTGCTGATGAGGGCGGTCTGATACCGATGTCCTTTCCCCTCCTGACAGCGACGGCGGCGCTCCCGGCCCTCGGGGCGATCGCCACGGCGGCCGTACCGGCCGCGCAGCGCACCGCCGCCAAATGGCTGGCGCTGCTCGTCTCGCTCGCCACGCTGGCGCTCGCCGCGATCGTCCTGGTGCGCTTCGACCCGGACGGCGACCGCTACCAGCTCACCGAATCACGCGCCTGGATCAAGGACTTCGGGGTGCGGTACGAGCTGGGTGTGGACGGCATCGCCGTCGCGCTCATCGCGCTGACCGCGCTGCTGATCCCGTTCGTGATCCTGGCCGGCTGGCACGACGCCGACCCCCAGGAGACCGGGAACACACGGTGGCGGCCCACTCAGGGCTTCTTCGCGCTGATCCTGGCCGTCGAGGCGATGGTGATCATCTCCTTCGAGGCCACCGACGTCTTCCTCTTCTACATCTTCTTCGAAGCCATGCTCATCCCGATGTACTTCCTCATCGGCGGCTTCGGGGACCGGGCCCACGAGCACGGCGAGGAGACGGCGTCCACCCAACGCTCGTACGCGGCGGTGAAGTTCCTCCTCTACAACCTCGTCGGCGGCCTGATCATGCTGGCGGCCGTGATCGGCCTCTATGTGGTGGCCGGGAACTTCTCGCTCACGGAGATCGCCGCCGCACGGGCCAACGGTTCGCTGGACATGGCCACGAACACCGAACGCTGGCTGTTCCTGGGCTTCTTCTTCGCCTTCGCGGTGAAGGCACCCCTGTGGCCGCTGCACACCTGGCTGCCCAATGCCATGGGGGAGGCCACCACGCCGGTCGCCGTGCTGATCACGGCGGTCGTCGACAAGGTGGGCACCTTCGCGATGCTCCGCTTCTGCCTCCAGCTGTTCCCGGAGGCGTCCAAGTGGGCGACGCCCGTCATCCTCGTACTGGCGCTGATCAGCATCATCTACGGGGCGCTGCTCGCGGTCGGGCAGCGGGACATCAAGCGGCTGATCGCGTACGCGTCGATCTCGCACTTCGGGTTCATCATCCTGGGCATCTTCGCGATGACCAGCCAGGGCCAGTCGGGCGCGACGCTCTACATGGTCAACCACGGGATCTCGACGGCCGCGCTGATGCTGGTGGCCGGCTTCCTGATCTCGCGGCGCGGCTCGCGGCTCATCGCCGACTACGGAGGCGTCCAGAAGGTTGCTCCGGTGCTCGCCGGCACGTTTTTGATCGGTGGGCTCGCGACCTTGTCGCTCCCGGGCCTCGCGCCCTTCGTGAGTGAGTTCCTGGTCCTTGTGGGCACGTTCGCGCGCTACCCGGTGGTCGGCATCATCGCCACCTTCGGCATCGTCCTCGCCGCGCTCTACACCCTCGTTCTCTATCAGCGGACGATGACGGGCCCGGTGAAGGCGGAGGTCGCCGAGATGCCGGATCTCAGACTGCGTGAACTCGTGGTCGTGACGCCACTGATCGTGCTGCTGATCTTCCTGGGCGTCTATCCGAAGCCCCTGACGGACATCGTCAACCCGGCAGTCAAGCAGACCATGTCCGACGTCCAGAAGAAGGACCCCCAGCCCGAGGTGGAGGCGGCCAAGTGAGCGCATCAGCCGTCCACAGCCTGTGGACAACGGCGGCCGATCCGATTTCCAAGATCGACGCGCCGAAGATCGAATACGGGCAATTGTCGCCCACCCTCATCGTCATCGGTGCGGCGATCGTCGGGATCCTGGTCGAGGCGTTCGTGCCCCGCAAATCCCGCTACTACGTACAGCTGTTCGTGTCCGTCGTCGCCCTCGCCGCCGCGTTCGCCGCGGTCGTGGGGCTCGCGGCGAGCGGGTACGGCACCACCAAGGCCGGAATCGCGGCGATGGGCGCGATCGCCGTCGACGGACCCGCACTGTTCCTGCAGGGCACGATCCTGCTGGCGGGCCTGGTCGGACTGTTCACCTTCGCCGAACGGCGCCTCGACCCCGAGGCGCACGGCAACCGCGTCGACTCGTTCGCGGCGCAGGCCGCGTCCGTGCCAGGCAGCGACAGTGAAAAGGCCGCGGTCAAGGCCGGGTTCACCACCACCGAGGTCTTCCCGCTGCTGCTGTTCGCGATCGGCGGCATGCTGATCTTCCCCTCGGCCAACGACCTGCTGACCCTGTTCGTGGCCCTGGAAGTCTTCTCGCTCCCGCTGTACCTGCTGTGCGCCTTGGCCCGCCGCAAGCGGCTCATGTCACAGGAGGCCGCGGTCAAGTACTTCCTGCTCGGCGCCTTCGCCTCCGCGTTCACCCTGTTCGGCATCGCACTGCTGTACGGCTACGCGGGTTCGGTGTCGTACGGGACGATCGCCCAGGTCGTCGACGGAACCATCAAGAACGTCAACCCGGCACTCGCCGACACCATGGGCAACGACGTGTTGCTGCTCATCGGGGCCGCGATGATCGTCATGGGTCTGCTCTTCAAGGTGGGCGCCGTGCCGTTCCACATGTGGACGCCGGATGTCTACCAGGGTGCACCGACTCCGGTGACGGGCTTCATGGCGGCGGCGACGAAGGTGGCCGCGTTCGGCGCACTGCTGCGGCTGCTGTACGTCGTGCTGCCAGGCCTGCGCTGGGACTGGCGGCCGGTCATGATGGGCGTCGCGGTCGTCACCATGCTGGGCGGCGCGATCGTGGCGATCACCCAGACCGACATCAAACGGCTGCTGGCGTACTCGTCCATCGCGCATGCCGGGTTCATCCTCGCCGGTGTCATCGCCATGACACCGGACGGGGTCTCGTCGGTCCTGTTCTATCTGGGCGCGTACTCGTTCGTGACGATCGGGGCGTTCGCCGTCGTCACCCTGGTGCGGGATGCCGGGGGTGAGGCGACCCACCTTTCAAAGTGGGCGGGACTGGGGCGCCGTTCGCCGCTGGTGGCCGCCGTGTTCGCGGTGTTCCTGCTGGCCTTCGCCGG
Protein-coding sequences here:
- a CDS encoding NADH-quinone oxidoreductase subunit G, with product MTVTTSAPSGGGDAAVPPEDLVSLKIDGIDISVPKGTLVIRAAEQLGIEIPRFCDHPLLDPAGACRQCIVEVEGQRKPMASCTITCTDGMVVKTHLTSPVAEKAQHGVMELLLINHPLDCPVCDKGGECPLQNQAMSHGQSESRFEGKKRTYEKPVPISTQVLLDRERCVLCARCTRFSNQIAGDPMIELIERGALQQVGTGEGDPFESYFSGNTIQICPVGALTSAAYRFRSRPFDLVSSPSVCEHCSGGCATRTDHRRGKVMRRLAAPDAEVNEEWICDKGRFGFRYAQKPDRLQTPLVRNADGVLEPASWPEALEAAAQGLLAARSRTGVLTGGRLTVEDAYAYSKFARVALDTNDIDFRARVHSAEEADFLAARVGGRGRDLDGTGVTYTSLEKAPAVLLVGFESEEEAPGVFLRLRKAWRGHGQKVFSLATHATRGLEKAGGTLLPAAPGTETEWLDALGSGFGLEESGAKAAEALRTEGAVIVVGERLAAVAGGLTAAVRAASTTGAQLVWIPRRAGERGAVEAGALPSLLPGGRPATDPRARGEVAVAWGVAELPHRFGRDTGQIVEAAAGGELRALVVAGVEVADLPDPARAREALHEVGFLVSLELRPSEVTEHADVVLPVAAVAEKAGTFLNWEGRARLFEAALKPDQMTRRVAPSDARVLQMLADAMDVHLGLPDLQTARQELDRLGSWDGARATNPLEIGAQLPRPAAGEAVLAGHRLLLDQGRLQEGDDALAGTRHAAHARVSAATAAEAGVKDGDLLAVTGATGTVELPLRVTEMPDRVVWLPLNSTGGGVASDTGALPGALVRIGPATLASDAPKEVEA
- the nuoF gene encoding NADH-quinone oxidoreductase subunit NuoF encodes the protein MMTLAPEINETSPEKLLAPVLSAFWDEDRSWSLDVYRRHEGYEGLRKALAMTPDDLIAYVKESGLRGRGGAGFPTGMKWQFIPQGDGKPHYLVVNADESEPGTCKDIPLLFANPHSLIEGIVIACYAIRSSHAFIYLRGEVVPVLRRLHEAVREAYAAGYLGKDVLGSGLDLELTVHAGAGAYICGEETALLDSLEGRRGQPRLRPPFPAVAGLYACPTVVNNVESIASVPAILQKGKEWFRSMGSEKSPGFTLYSLSGHVTNPGQYEAPLGITLRQLLGMSGGMRSGHRLKFWTPGGSSTPMFTDEHLDVPLDYEGVGAAGSMLGTKALQCFDETTCVVRAVTRWTEFYAHESCGKCTPCREGTYWLVQLLRDIEAGKGVMSDLDKLNDIADNINGKSFCALGDGAASPIFSSLKYFREEYEDHITGRGCPFDPAKSTVWADRTEVNA
- the nuoI gene encoding NADH-quinone oxidoreductase subunit NuoI gives rise to the protein MAEEPKEAGQTTPGFQNPVAGFGVTFKAMFKKRLTEQYPEQQKTTAPRFHGRHQLNRHPDGLEKCIGCELCAWACPADAIYVEGAENTDEERYSPGERYGAVYQINYARCILCGLCIEACPTRALTMTNEFELADSSRANLIYTKEQLLAGLEEGMVDSPHSIFPGTDEQDYYRGLVTEAAPGTVRQVAVSKGEKPEEKGVGA
- the nuoH gene encoding NADH-quinone oxidoreductase subunit NuoH; amino-acid sequence: MSPYLAAEDLSMFGTDPWWLVVVKAVFCFAFLMITVLFSIVWERKVVAWMQLRIGPNRHGPWGMLQSLADGIKLMLKEDLIVKRADKVVYILAPVIAAIPAFMAIAVIPFGPAGNEVSIFGTRTTMQLTDLPIAMLYILAVASVGIYGIVLAGWSSGSTYPLLGGLRSCAQMISYEIAMGAAFASVFLYSGSMSTSTIVEQQHDRWYIVLLPVSFIIYIVTMVGETNRAPFDMPESEGDLVGGFNTEYSSIKFAMFMLAEYVNMVTVSAVSVTLFLGGWRAPWPISTFWEGANHGWWPMAWFVIKVQLLLFFFIWLRGTLPRVRYDQLMKLGWKVLIPVSLVWLMLVATVRTLRNENYDFADIALYVGGGVITLLLLSFVADMFRDRGKAPQTADAEPVAFDPMAGGFPVPPLPGQEAPAVPRRHPRRERELIVSGGSDTGSDGSQDGKEASDG
- the nuoK gene encoding NADH-quinone oxidoreductase subunit NuoK, with amino-acid sequence MNPVNYLYLAALLFTIGATGVLIRRNAIVVFMCVELMLNACNLAFVTFSRMHGNLDGQVIAFFTMVVAAAEVVVGLAIIVSLFRSRHSASVDDASLMKL
- a CDS encoding NADH-quinone oxidoreductase subunit J, encoding MSAQLAAAATLSAGTSTGEAFQFWVLGTVAVAGALCTVFMKRAVHSALCLAGTMIILAVFYLANGAYFLGVVQIVVYTGAIMMLFLFVVMLVGVTAADSLKETIKGQRWLALVCGLGFGILLVAGVGNASLKEFTGLGQANANGNVEGLAALIFTKYVFAFEITGALLITAAVGAMVLTHRERTERAKTQRELAEERVRDGKHLPPLPAPGVYARHNAVDVAGLLPDGTTAELSVMQTLRQRGQIRDVSAEAISDLKALEQRAEDRLERTSSGPASGSASGSNSGEASK
- the nuoE gene encoding NADH-quinone oxidoreductase subunit NuoE produces the protein MPQLPAPAYPDDVRARLEADSREVIARYPDSRSALLPLLHLVQSEEGHVTRTGMRFCADVLGLTTAEVTAVATFYSMYRRGPSGDYQVGVCTNTLCAVLGGDAIFETLQEHLGVANGGTTEDGKVTLEHIECNAACDFAPVVMVNWEFFDNQTPASAKRLVDDLRSGAQVEPTRGAPLCTFKDTARILAGFPDTRDGAVEASGSAGAASLTGLRLAKGESPARVVHPRGSGASKGTPPHDPSPAEHLSSHDAPQDTAASDPSHPAGPVTEEGE